The Jiangella sp. DSM 45060 genome contains the following window.
CGGGCTGCATCGCACCCTGGAACAGCGAGTACACGACGCCGGCCAGCGACCCCATGACACCGCCGATGACCAGCGACTGCATCTTGTAGGCGTAGACGTTCTTGCCGAGGCTGCGCACGGCGTCCTCGTCCTCGCGGATGCCCTTGAGCACGCGGCCCCACGGGCTGCGCATGAGCAGCCAGACGGCCAGCGTGCAGATGGCCACCAGGATCCAGCCGACGGTGAGCACCCACAGCACCCGCTCGCGGAACTCGAACGGGCCGAACGACACCGGCTCGGTGAACGGGTTGAGGTCGTAGAACGTGTTGCTGAAGCCGGTGATGCCGTCGGAGCCGCCGAAGACGTCGCGGCCCGACGCCGAGCGTCCGACCAGGCGGACGATCTCGGAGGCGGCGATGGTGACGATGGCGAGGTAGTCGGCGCGCAACCGCAGTGTCGGGATGCCCAGCAGCAGCGCCAGGACGATCGCGCCGCCGATGGCGACCACCAGGCCGAGCCAGAACGACATCTCGTAGGTGGTGACGATGACGGCGATGCCGTAGCCGCCGACGGCGGCGAACGCGGCCTGGCCGAAGTTCAGCAGGCCGGTGTAGCCGAACTGCACGTTGATGCCGATGGCGGCGAGGGCGAACACGATCGCCTGGACGCCGATCAGCTCGCGCAGCGACAGCTCGAGGATGTTTCCCCAGTCCATGGTCGTTGCTCCTTCCGCCTCAGCCGACCCGCTCGCGGCGGCCGAGGATGCCCTGCGGCCGGACCAGGAGGATCAGGATGAGCACGACCAGCACACCGGCCGTCTTGAGTTCCGATGGGACCACGTACGCCGAGACCTCGATGAAGATGCCCACGATCAGCGCGCCGACCATGGCGCCCCAGGCGGTGCCGAGCCCACCGAGGATGGTCGCGGCGAACACCAGCAGCAGGATGCGCATGCCCATGAGGTAGTCGACGCCCTGGATCATGCCGAAGAAGACGCCGGACAGGCCGGCCAGCGCAGTGCCGACCGTCCACACCACGGTGATGACGCGGTCGACGTTGATGCCGGACGCGGCGGCCAGGGCCGGGTTGTCGGCGACCGCGCGGGTGGCCTTGCCCATGCGGGTGCGGGTCAACGCCAGCGCGACGGCGGCGAGCAGCACCACGCAGATGCCCATGATGATGAGGTCGCGTGGCGTGATGAAGACGGGCCCGATCTCGATGGGGCGCTGGTAGGTGTACTGGTCGTACGTCTCGCGGCCGCCGCCGATGATGAACTGCGTCAGGTAGCGCAGGATCAGCGACACGCCGATCGAGATGATCATCAGCGCGATCAACCCGGTGGGTTTCTTCCGCAGCGGTCTCCAGAACCCGCGGTCCTGGCCCCAGCCGAAGATCGCGCTGAGGAGGGTGGCCAGCAGCGCCGCCGCCAGCACGGGCACGCCGGCCTGGTTGAGCAGCAGCGCCGCGACGGCGCCGAAGACGATCAGCTCGCCGTGCGCGAAGTTGGTGAGGCCGGTGGTGCCGAAGACCAGCGACAGCCCCAACCCGGCGAGGCCGAGGATGAGACCGAAGCGCAGGCCGCTGACGAACAGCTGCAGCAGCTGGTTGTTGCCGGTGGTGGCGGTGACGTCCTCGCCGGCCTCGGACTCCGCGCTGCCGCCGCCGGGCGCCTCGTCCTCCTCGCCCGCGGGCGGCTCGGACTCCGATGGTGACGGCTGTTCGCCGCCGTCCTCGGGCGCGCCGACGCGGAACAGTACGACCTTGCGCTGCTGCGGGTTGACGGTGGTCTCGATGGTGTCGCGGGCGACGCCGGGCGCCGTCGACGGCAGTGTGGCCGCGTCGAGCGTCACCGAGTAGTCGCCGGGTCCGGGGACCGGGACCTCCCAGGTGCCGTCTGCGGCGGTCTGCGCGGTGCCGATCTCGTCGCCGTCGGCCGAGGCGACGGTGATGGTGACGCCGGCGACCGGCGCGTCCTGATACGTGAGCGTGCCGTGGATCGTCTCGCCGCTGCCCTGGGCCACCGCCGGGGTGGCGAGCAGGACGGCGGCCAGGACAGCGAGCAGCGCTCCCAGACATCTGGCCAGCTTCTGCACGTGTGGTGTACCTCCTGCTCCCAGGACCGGCCGCACGTGTGGCAGGCACACGTCAGATCGGTCGTCCGATCGTCAGACGTTCGTGCCGGAGCATAACTCGCTTCTGGGACGTCTCCGTGGCTGCGGGCGCCCCGAGTCCGGACCGATACCAGTTGGTGACGTTCGGGCATTCCTGCACGTCAGGTGCGAATGACAGCGACAATACTGACAAGTAGTGGTGCCACCAGTAGAGCGGGCAGCAGATCGCCTACGGGAAGCGGCTTCATCCGCAGCAGCCGCAGCGCGACGCCGACGAGCAGCAGACCGCCGGTCGCCGTGATCGCCGCGACGTACGCGTCGCCGAGCAGGCTCCCGGCGATGACGCCGACCAGCGTCAGCAGCCCCTGCACCACGGCGACGGCGATGGCCGACGCCATGACGCCCCACCCGAGCGAGGCCGCGAACGCGACCGCCGCGAACCCGTCCATCGTCGCCTTGAGCGCCAGCTGGTCGTAGCCCAGCCCCATGCCGTCGGAGAGCGAGCCGAGGATCGTCAGCGGGCCGACGCAGAACAGCAGCGACGTGCTGACGAAACCCTCGACGAAGCGCCGCCGGGCCTCGCCGTCGCCGTCACGCGACAGCCGCCGCTGCAGGCCGGACCCGACGTCCTCCAGCCGCGCCTCGATCCGCAGCAGCGAGCCGGCGATGCCGCCGATCAGCAGCGCGCCCAGCACGATCAGCACCGTCGCGGAGTCGCCCACCTCCGCGGCGAACCCCGCGTCCAGGACCGCGGCCGCGGAGACCGCCGCGATGAGCAGCGTGACCAGCCCCAGCGCGTCGGTGACGACATCGCGGGTGCGCTGCGGCAGCCGGTGGCCGACGAGCAGCCCGGCGGCGGAGCCGGCGACGACGGTGACGACGTTGAGGACGGTGCCGAACCCCGGGAACATCCGGCGTCAGTCGCCGGGTTCGATCGGGATCAGGAAGCAGGTGAGCCGCGCGGTGCAGACCCGCCGGCCGTCGTCGTCGCTGATGACGATCTCGAAGCTGGCCGAGCTGCGGCCCAGGTGCGCCGGCGTGGCCACCGCGGTGACGTGTCCGGACCGGACGCCGCGGTGGTGGGTGGCGTTGATGTCGACGCCGACGGCGTACCTGTCGGGCGCGCCGTGCAGGTTGGCCGCGACCGAGCCGACGCTCTCGGCCAGCACGCACGACGCGCCGCCGTGCAGCAGCCCGAACGGCTGGGTGTTGCCCTCGACCGGCATCCGCGCGACCACCCGCTCGGCGCTGGCCTCGACGTACTCGATGCCCATGCGGGTGTCGAGCGGGGCGTGCGGGACGCCGGGCTGGCGGGTGTACGCGTCGACGGAGTCACGGGCCGGTTCGGTCATGGCCGGACGATATCGCGGCCGGGAACGGGGTCGTCCGGGCAGACCCTGCGACAATGTCGGTACCGGCTACTAGGGTTGCCGCGTGGTCGCTGCATCCGATTCTCCCCGCCTCCTGCTCCTCGACGGTCACTCGCTGGCCTACCGGGCGTTCTACGCGCTCAAGGACGCCAACCTCGTCACGACGACGGGCCAGCACACCGAGGGCGTGTACGGCTTCACGTCCATGCTCATCAACGTGCTGCGCGACGAAGCGCCCACGCACGTCGCGGTGGCCTTCGACGTGTCCCGCAAGACGTTCCGCAGCGAGGCGTTCCCGGAGTACAAGGCCAACCGCAGCAAGTCGCCCGAGGAGTTCAGCGGCCAGCTCGACCTCGTCAAAGAGGTGCTCACGGCGCTGAACATCCCCTACGTCGAGAAGGACGGCTTCGAGGCCGACGACCTCATCGCCACGCTGGCCACCATGGCCGAGAAGGACGGCATCGACGTCTCCATCTGCACCGGCGACCGCGACGCCTTCCAGCTGGTCAGCGACCGCGTCACCGTGCTCTACCCGCGCCGCGGCGTGTCCGACCTCTCCCGCATGACGCCCGAGTCCGTGCAGGAGAAGTACGGCCTCACCCCGGCGCAGTACCCCGACTTCGCGGCGCTGCGCGGCGACCCGTCCGACAACCTGCCGAACATCCCGAGCGTGGGGGAGAAGACGGCGGTGAAGTGGGTGGTCGAGTTCGGCGACCTCGAGCAGCTCGTGGCCCGGGCCGACGAGGTCAAGGGCAAGGCCGGCGACGCGCTGCGCGCCCACCTCGGCCAGGTCATGACCAACCGCCAGCTCACCGAGCTGGTCCGCGACGTCCCGCTCGACGTCCGCATCGACGACCTCCTCCGGCAGACGTGGGACCGCGAGGCCGTCCACCAGCTCTTCGACACCCTGCAGTTCCGGGTGCTGCGCGATCGCCTGTACGAGTACCTCGAGCCCGACACCGCGCCCGAGGCCGAAGAGGGCTTCGACATCGACGCCGTGCACCTGCAGCCCGGCGAGGTGGCCGGCTGGCTGGCCGAGCACGTCGGCCAGAGCAGGGCCGGATTGTCGGTGCGTGGCCACTGGGCCCGCGGCACCGGCGAGATCACCGAGGTGGCGGTGGCCACGTCCGACGGCACCGGCGCGTGGTTCGAGCCGGCCGGGCTGACCCCCGACGACGACGCCGCGGTCGCCGCCTGGCTGGCCGACCCCGCCCGCGGCAAGGTCATGCACGACGCCAAGGGCCCCATGCACGCGTTGGCCGCCCGCGGCTGGCCGCTGCAGGGCCTGGCCGCCGACACCGAGCTCACGGCGTTCCTCGCGCTGCCCGGCCAGCGTTCCTACAACCTCGCCGACCTCGTGCTGCGCTTCCTCAGCCGCGAGCTGCGCGCCGAGGACTCCGGCGGCGCCGTCCAGCTGTCCCTCGACGGCGGCGACGAAGAGCAGCTGGGCGCCGACGAGACCGTCCGCGCCCGCGCCGTCCTCGACCTCGCCGAGGCGCTCGAGGCCGAGCTCGACAAGAAGGGCGGCCACACCCTGCTCGAGCAGGTCGAGCTGCCGCTGGTCGGTGTGCTGGCCGGCATGGAGCGGGCCGGCATCGCCGTCGACCTCGACCATCTGCACGCGCTCGAGTCCGAGTTCGCCGGCAACGTCACGAAGGCCGCCGACGACGCCTACGACGCCATCGGCCGCCGCGACGTCAACCTCGGCTCGCCGAAGCAGCTGCAGGCCATCCTCTTCGACGACCTCGGCATGCCGAAGACGAAGCGCACCAAGACGGGCTACACCACCGACGCCGACTCCCTGGCCGAGCTGTACGCGAAGACCGAGCACCCGTTCCTCGCGGCGCTGCTGCGGCACCGCGACGCGTCCAAGCTGCGGGTCACCGTCGAGGGGCTGCTCGCCTCGGTCTCCGACGACGGCCGCATCCACACCACGTTCGTGCAGACCATCGCGGCCACCGGGCGGCTGTCGTCCACCGACCCCAACCTGCAGAACATCCCCATCCGCACCGACGAGGGGCGGCGCATCCGCGAGGCGTTCGTCGTCGGTCCCGAGTGCGAGGCGCTGCTCAGCGCCGACTACAGCCAGATCGAGATGCGCATCATGGCGCACCTCTCCGACGACCAAGCGCTCATCGAGGCGTTCGCGTCGGGCATGGACTTCCACTCCGTCACCGCGTCGCGGGTGTTCGACGTGCCGGCCGAGGAGGTCAGCCCGGCGCAGCGGGCCAAGATCAAGGCGATGAACTACGGCCTGGCCTACGGGTTGTCGTCGTACGGGCTGTCGCGGCAGCTGAACATCCCGAACGCCGAGGCGCAGGGCCTCATGGACGAGTACTTCGAGACCTTCGGCGGGGTGCGCGACTACCTCAGCGAGGTGGTCGAGCGGGCCCGCATGGTCGGCTGGACCGAGACCATGCTCGGCCGCCGCCGCTACCTGCCCGACCTCACCAGCGAGAACCGGCAGCGCCGCGAGATGGCCGAGCGCATGGCGCTCAACGCTCCCATCCAGGGGTCGGCGGCAGACATCGTCAAGGTGGCCATGCTGAAGGTCGAGCAGGCGCTGGCCACCGAGAAGCTGGCGTCGCGCATGCTGCTGCAGGTGCACGACGAGCTCGTGCTCGAGGTGGCCGAGGGCGAGCGCACCCAGGTCGAGGAGCTGGTCCGGCGCGAGATGGGCGCGGCCTACCCGCTGCGGGTGCCGCTCGACGTCTCGGTCGGAATCGGGCGTACGTGGCACGAAGCGGGCCACTGAGTCCTCCGTGTAAACCACACGTTGGTCGGCTGTTTGCATTGTGGGGTAGACCGAACGGACGATCACATGCGAGGCTCGTGGGGACGTCGTGAGAACGGGAGTCCGCATTGCGACCTGTGTTCCGAGCCGCTGGGGCCGTCGTGGCGACCTCGGGGGTTCTCTGCCTAGGCGGAGCGGCAGGTCTCCCGGGACCGACCGCCCTGGTCTCCTCGTCCGACTATCCCGGCGACGACGGCTCCGAGGGGATATACCAGGGCCGCGGCGACGCCATCGTCTCCAGCGATCCGACTGACGGTCAGGCCTCGGTCACGGTGGT
Protein-coding sequences here:
- a CDS encoding DUF554 domain-containing protein, yielding MFPGFGTVLNVVTVVAGSAAGLLVGHRLPQRTRDVVTDALGLVTLLIAAVSAAAVLDAGFAAEVGDSATVLIVLGALLIGGIAGSLLRIEARLEDVGSGLQRRLSRDGDGEARRRFVEGFVSTSLLFCVGPLTILGSLSDGMGLGYDQLALKATMDGFAAVAFAASLGWGVMASAIAVAVVQGLLTLVGVIAGSLLGDAYVAAITATGGLLLVGVALRLLRMKPLPVGDLLPALLVAPLLVSIVAVIRT
- a CDS encoding branched-chain amino acid ABC transporter permease; the protein is MDWGNILELSLRELIGVQAIVFALAAIGINVQFGYTGLLNFGQAAFAAVGGYGIAVIVTTYEMSFWLGLVVAIGGAIVLALLLGIPTLRLRADYLAIVTIAASEIVRLVGRSASGRDVFGGSDGITGFSNTFYDLNPFTEPVSFGPFEFRERVLWVLTVGWILVAICTLAVWLLMRSPWGRVLKGIREDEDAVRSLGKNVYAYKMQSLVIGGVMGSLAGVVYSLFQGAMQPDVYATNFTFFAYAILILGGAATVFGPVLGAAIVWFAFQFIDLALRGAIQEGYIPDWLMDSNDTGAVRFMLTGVVLVLLLVFRPQGILGDRREIALDAR
- a CDS encoding PaaI family thioesterase, translating into MTEPARDSVDAYTRQPGVPHAPLDTRMGIEYVEASAERVVARMPVEGNTQPFGLLHGGASCVLAESVGSVAANLHGAPDRYAVGVDINATHHRGVRSGHVTAVATPAHLGRSSASFEIVISDDDGRRVCTARLTCFLIPIEPGD
- the polA gene encoding DNA polymerase I; this encodes MVAASDSPRLLLLDGHSLAYRAFYALKDANLVTTTGQHTEGVYGFTSMLINVLRDEAPTHVAVAFDVSRKTFRSEAFPEYKANRSKSPEEFSGQLDLVKEVLTALNIPYVEKDGFEADDLIATLATMAEKDGIDVSICTGDRDAFQLVSDRVTVLYPRRGVSDLSRMTPESVQEKYGLTPAQYPDFAALRGDPSDNLPNIPSVGEKTAVKWVVEFGDLEQLVARADEVKGKAGDALRAHLGQVMTNRQLTELVRDVPLDVRIDDLLRQTWDREAVHQLFDTLQFRVLRDRLYEYLEPDTAPEAEEGFDIDAVHLQPGEVAGWLAEHVGQSRAGLSVRGHWARGTGEITEVAVATSDGTGAWFEPAGLTPDDDAAVAAWLADPARGKVMHDAKGPMHALAARGWPLQGLAADTELTAFLALPGQRSYNLADLVLRFLSRELRAEDSGGAVQLSLDGGDEEQLGADETVRARAVLDLAEALEAELDKKGGHTLLEQVELPLVGVLAGMERAGIAVDLDHLHALESEFAGNVTKAADDAYDAIGRRDVNLGSPKQLQAILFDDLGMPKTKRTKTGYTTDADSLAELYAKTEHPFLAALLRHRDASKLRVTVEGLLASVSDDGRIHTTFVQTIAATGRLSSTDPNLQNIPIRTDEGRRIREAFVVGPECEALLSADYSQIEMRIMAHLSDDQALIEAFASGMDFHSVTASRVFDVPAEEVSPAQRAKIKAMNYGLAYGLSSYGLSRQLNIPNAEAQGLMDEYFETFGGVRDYLSEVVERARMVGWTETMLGRRRYLPDLTSENRQRREMAERMALNAPIQGSAADIVKVAMLKVEQALATEKLASRMLLQVHDELVLEVAEGERTQVEELVRREMGAAYPLRVPLDVSVGIGRTWHEAGH
- a CDS encoding branched-chain amino acid ABC transporter permease — translated: MQKLARCLGALLAVLAAVLLATPAVAQGSGETIHGTLTYQDAPVAGVTITVASADGDEIGTAQTAADGTWEVPVPGPGDYSVTLDAATLPSTAPGVARDTIETTVNPQQRKVVLFRVGAPEDGGEQPSPSESEPPAGEEDEAPGGGSAESEAGEDVTATTGNNQLLQLFVSGLRFGLILGLAGLGLSLVFGTTGLTNFAHGELIVFGAVAALLLNQAGVPVLAAALLATLLSAIFGWGQDRGFWRPLRKKPTGLIALMIISIGVSLILRYLTQFIIGGGRETYDQYTYQRPIEIGPVFITPRDLIIMGICVVLLAAVALALTRTRMGKATRAVADNPALAAASGINVDRVITVVWTVGTALAGLSGVFFGMIQGVDYLMGMRILLLVFAATILGGLGTAWGAMVGALIVGIFIEVSAYVVPSELKTAGVLVVLILILLVRPQGILGRRERVG